In Persephonella sp., one genomic interval encodes:
- a CDS encoding UDP-N-acetylmuramoyl-L-alanyl-D-glutamate--2,6-diaminopimelate ligase yields MNKRLEEIFEEKQIFYKGNDKPFLSLENNSRNVKEGSVFFAIKGTTADGHRFIPDAIKKGATTVVVQDKGIAQSLKNEYPQINIILVENTRIAQAEAARKFYNYPDKKLKIIGITGTNGKTTTSHVIAQFLEAYGKKTGIIGTTGYKIGNKIISEGRTTPDAIQWFGLLDKFRKEGAEFVVAEVSSHALDQYRVYGTEFDAAVFTNLSHDHLDYHKTLEEYFLAKKRLFEQLSIEKPAVINADDKYGKRLIKEFKNAVSYGKVTQANLRIISYKPCDSQTCIYFEYKGKRFGIKTSLLGDFNVYNMAAALLTLIKIGVPLEFLIEKAPIIKPVRGRFEVIEKDGIKVIIDYAHTPDALENVLKSINKIKEKRIITVFGAGGDRDREKRPLMGQVAQKLSDIVIITSDNPRSEDPMDIIKDIRSGLISEKDVFVEINRERAIKKAINMAEKGDIILIAGKGHETYQIIGDKVLHFDDKEVAEKYLKKAAAQAAAQEKC; encoded by the coding sequence ATGAATAAGAGACTAGAAGAAATTTTTGAAGAAAAGCAGATTTTTTATAAGGGAAATGATAAGCCTTTTTTATCTCTGGAAAATAATTCCCGGAATGTAAAGGAAGGCTCTGTATTTTTTGCAATAAAAGGAACAACTGCCGATGGGCACAGATTTATCCCAGATGCTATAAAAAAAGGAGCTACCACAGTTGTTGTTCAGGATAAAGGAATTGCACAAAGCCTTAAAAACGAGTATCCACAGATAAATATTATTCTGGTGGAAAATACCAGAATAGCTCAGGCTGAAGCTGCACGGAAATTTTATAATTATCCGGATAAAAAACTAAAAATCATCGGGATAACAGGAACAAACGGTAAAACAACAACTTCCCATGTAATAGCCCAGTTTTTAGAAGCTTATGGGAAAAAAACAGGGATTATAGGGACAACAGGCTATAAGATTGGAAATAAAATCATCTCAGAAGGTAGAACCACCCCTGATGCTATTCAGTGGTTTGGTTTGCTAGACAAATTTAGAAAAGAAGGTGCAGAATTTGTTGTTGCAGAAGTATCTTCACATGCCTTAGACCAGTATAGAGTATATGGCACTGAGTTTGATGCTGCAGTTTTTACAAATCTTTCCCATGACCATCTTGATTACCACAAAACACTGGAAGAATATTTTCTTGCAAAAAAAAGATTATTTGAACAGTTATCTATTGAAAAACCTGCTGTTATAAATGCAGATGATAAATATGGCAAAAGGCTAATTAAAGAGTTTAAAAATGCAGTTTCCTATGGCAAAGTCACTCAAGCAAATTTAAGAATAATTAGTTATAAACCATGTGATAGCCAGACCTGTATATATTTTGAATATAAGGGAAAAAGATTTGGTATAAAAACATCTCTCCTTGGGGATTTTAATGTCTACAACATGGCAGCTGCACTGCTGACTCTTATAAAAATAGGAGTGCCGCTGGAATTTCTGATTGAAAAAGCTCCGATTATAAAACCTGTAAGGGGTAGATTTGAGGTTATAGAAAAAGATGGGATAAAAGTTATTATTGATTATGCCCATACCCCGGATGCTCTGGAAAATGTCTTAAAAAGTATAAACAAAATAAAAGAAAAAAGAATTATCACAGTTTTTGGTGCAGGTGGAGACAGGGACAGGGAAAAAAGGCCATTAATGGGACAGGTGGCACAAAAGCTATCAGATATAGTAATCATAACCTCAGATAATCCCCGCTCAGAAGACCCTATGGATATTATCAAAGATATAAGGTCAGGATTAATTTCTGAGAAAGATGTTTTTGTGGAAATTAACAGGGAAAGGGCTATAAAAAAAGCAATTAATATGGCAGAAAAAGGGGATATTATTCTAATTGCAGGGAAAGGACATGAAACATACCAGATAATCGGAGATAAAGTTCTACATTTTGATGATAAAGAGGTGGCCGAAAAATATTTAAAAAAAGCAGCAGCACAGGCTGCTGCACAGGAAAAGTGCTAA
- a CDS encoding porin, with the protein MKKVGLTVASLTAAALITGTANAGPKFYFGEGKDLEIFLMGQIWGIYGTNVDVPGATGLKENKGDIYIRRGRFGFKGHLMKNLSWKIWFAHDNLGRDDLNPVDIARGAVKTGGLNYSKFEVWDAYFTWSYDKTWANFSLGYFRPQIGKESITSGFAVISFEKGLPNFYVRRHIIGKPDTGNSGFSSGNGRIFLVNWGGLYKSHGWSLNWNLGVGDDQNYTDSKNWSPLVSARVAVSIGDPEMKKYKLGYKQTYFGRRHGITLGLNYAHQGEGIDRKVGSSGKEFDKNEMYGADILANYGPVDFVAEYDILKRDWSDGTDYTDKVWEVKAAYNFKLGNGQIIQPAVSYGVFDPDDNGNSIYKKKKNTNWDVGINWYIQKQRAKVILHYTSGKVENYRSGQDAKASYVGLGFQFKI; encoded by the coding sequence ATGAAAAAAGTTGGTTTAACAGTGGCATCATTAACAGCAGCGGCATTAATAACAGGGACAGCAAATGCCGGTCCTAAGTTCTACTTTGGAGAAGGTAAAGACCTGGAGATTTTCCTTATGGGACAGATATGGGGCATTTACGGAACAAATGTTGATGTACCCGGTGCAACAGGACTAAAAGAAAACAAAGGAGATATATACATCAGAAGAGGTAGATTTGGATTTAAAGGACATCTTATGAAAAATCTGTCCTGGAAGATATGGTTTGCACATGACAACCTTGGTAGAGATGACTTAAATCCTGTTGATATTGCAAGGGGTGCTGTTAAAACAGGAGGTTTAAACTACTCAAAATTTGAGGTATGGGATGCTTATTTCACATGGTCTTATGACAAAACATGGGCAAATTTCTCTCTGGGATACTTCAGACCACAGATAGGAAAAGAAAGTATCACATCAGGTTTTGCTGTTATTTCTTTTGAAAAAGGACTTCCAAACTTTTATGTGAGAAGGCATATTATTGGAAAACCAGACACTGGAAATTCAGGATTTTCTTCAGGAAACGGAAGAATATTCCTTGTTAACTGGGGTGGTCTCTATAAATCTCATGGATGGAGTCTTAACTGGAACCTTGGTGTAGGTGATGACCAGAATTACACAGACTCTAAAAATTGGTCACCTTTAGTATCTGCCAGAGTTGCTGTTTCAATCGGAGACCCGGAAATGAAAAAATACAAATTAGGCTATAAACAGACATATTTCGGTAGAAGACACGGTATTACCTTGGGCTTAAACTATGCGCATCAGGGAGAAGGTATTGATAGAAAAGTTGGCAGTAGCGGAAAGGAATTTGACAAAAATGAAATGTATGGTGCAGATATACTTGCAAATTACGGTCCTGTAGATTTTGTAGCCGAGTATGATATTCTCAAAAGGGACTGGTCAGACGGCACAGATTATACAGACAAGGTATGGGAAGTGAAAGCAGCCTATAACTTTAAACTGGGCAATGGACAGATAATTCAACCTGCTGTTTCTTACGGTGTATTTGATCCAGATGACAATGGAAATTCTATTTACAAGAAAAAGAAAAATACAAACTGGGATGTCGGTATTAACTGGTATATCCAGAAACAAAGGGCAAAGGTAATTCTTCATTACACTTCAGGAAAAGTTGAAAATTATAGAAGTGGACAGGATGCTAAAGCTTCTTATGTAGGTCTTGGATTCCAGTTCAAAATTTAA
- a CDS encoding DUF302 domain-containing protein codes for MIKKVFSMVLLIGLLLNLTGCVTAMEWSTRDEDDDEYIPPKKVVATKEKPQKTSKNKNHRGYNPAPVDEEEGEIPDIYESTVNMNMEEADLLIKSALEEANFKIIKVSHVTKGMEEQGRKDFWKDMNIYLICKLSDGYFVLRHNPQLVGFCPYRLYTYRNKDGLLVIGMVKPSIAIRYMGNPDLKAIQILKKHDLQLKKIIDEITSK; via the coding sequence TTGATTAAAAAAGTATTCTCTATGGTTTTGCTAATAGGACTACTGTTGAACCTTACAGGCTGTGTGACAGCTATGGAATGGTCTACCAGAGATGAGGATGATGATGAATATATACCACCTAAAAAAGTGGTTGCGACAAAAGAAAAACCTCAGAAAACATCTAAAAACAAAAACCATAGGGGATACAACCCTGCTCCTGTTGACGAAGAAGAGGGGGAAATTCCAGATATATATGAATCCACAGTTAATATGAATATGGAAGAGGCAGACCTCCTTATAAAATCTGCCCTTGAAGAAGCAAATTTCAAAATTATTAAAGTTTCCCATGTGACAAAAGGTATGGAAGAGCAGGGAAGAAAGGATTTTTGGAAGGATATGAATATATATCTGATATGCAAATTATCAGATGGTTATTTTGTTCTCAGGCATAATCCCCAGCTTGTAGGATTTTGTCCATACAGGCTTTACACATACAGAAATAAAGATGGCCTTCTGGTTATAGGAATGGTAAAACCATCAATAGCCATCAGATATATGGGAAATCCTGACCTTAAGGCAATACAAATCCTTAAAAAACATGATTTGCAGCTAAAAAAAATCATAGATGAAATTACTTCTAAATAA
- the soxB gene encoding thiosulfohydrolase SoxB: MNLTRRDFLELAAIAGLSLASGNALAQLSKLSPEKLMEFKPVGNVTLLHICDMHAHLKPLYWREPSTLLSHPSLVGNPGFLCGEAYLKYYGIKPGTLRAYFDTYIDFPELAHKYGKMGGVAYMATLVKQIIAERGKDKVLFMDSGDTWQGTAVALFTKAKAIVDVQNALGIDVMVGHWEFTYGKERVQELVENHLKADFIAQNISDQMWEELVFSPYVIKEVGGVKIGIIGNAFPYTPIANPKQFTEGWTFGIQPERLQQFVDELRNQKKVDLVVLLSHDGFALDQALAKMVKGIDIIFSGHTHDPSPKPIFVNNTMIVIAGSHGKYLGRLDLDVKNGKIRKWNYKLIPIASNFIKPDPDMQKLVESIYKPYEKKLSQKLAKTEQILYKRDTFYSTFDRVISEAIKEETDAEIVFTPGYRWGTTILPGEDITVDNVYEMTAITYPDVYTFEMTGEKLKMILEDVADNVFNKNPLYQQGGDMSRLLGVEYEIKLGAPAGKRLRNIKVNGKDLDPKRSYVISAWGGNLYKAGTKVRPGHRPVYDIVIDYLKRHKTVNPPLQSNVKVLDVKCGCPQKGGICT; encoded by the coding sequence ATGAATTTAACAAGAAGAGATTTCCTTGAACTTGCTGCAATAGCCGGTTTATCACTGGCAAGTGGTAATGCCCTTGCCCAGCTGAGCAAACTTTCACCTGAAAAATTAATGGAATTTAAACCTGTAGGTAATGTAACACTGCTGCATATATGCGACATGCATGCCCATCTTAAGCCATTATACTGGAGAGAACCATCAACCCTTTTATCCCATCCATCCCTTGTAGGAAATCCCGGATTTTTATGCGGTGAGGCTTATCTGAAATACTACGGTATAAAGCCGGGAACACTACGAGCCTATTTTGATACCTATATTGATTTTCCTGAACTTGCCCATAAATACGGAAAAATGGGTGGTGTTGCCTATATGGCAACACTGGTAAAACAGATAATTGCAGAAAGAGGGAAAGATAAAGTTCTGTTTATGGATTCAGGAGATACATGGCAGGGCACAGCTGTTGCACTTTTTACAAAGGCAAAGGCAATAGTAGATGTCCAGAATGCCCTTGGAATAGATGTTATGGTAGGGCACTGGGAGTTTACATACGGTAAAGAAAGGGTTCAGGAACTTGTTGAAAACCACCTTAAAGCTGATTTTATAGCCCAGAATATTTCTGACCAGATGTGGGAAGAATTAGTATTTTCTCCTTATGTAATAAAAGAGGTTGGCGGTGTAAAAATAGGAATTATCGGGAATGCTTTTCCATACACACCAATTGCAAATCCTAAACAGTTTACAGAAGGCTGGACTTTCGGTATTCAGCCAGAAAGACTCCAGCAGTTTGTAGATGAGCTTAGAAACCAGAAAAAAGTTGACCTTGTTGTTTTACTTTCCCATGATGGTTTCGCATTAGACCAGGCATTAGCAAAAATGGTAAAAGGAATAGACATAATATTCAGTGGCCATACCCATGACCCATCTCCAAAACCAATTTTTGTAAACAACACGATGATTGTTATTGCTGGGTCACACGGTAAATATTTAGGCAGATTAGACCTTGATGTAAAAAACGGCAAGATTAGGAAGTGGAATTACAAACTGATACCTATAGCTTCTAACTTTATAAAACCTGACCCTGATATGCAAAAACTCGTTGAGTCTATATACAAGCCTTATGAGAAAAAACTTTCACAAAAACTGGCAAAAACAGAACAAATCCTATACAAGAGAGACACATTCTACTCAACATTTGACAGGGTGATTAGCGAAGCAATCAAAGAAGAAACAGATGCGGAGATAGTGTTTACTCCAGGATATCGCTGGGGAACAACAATCTTACCGGGAGAAGATATAACAGTTGATAATGTTTACGAAATGACAGCCATTACATATCCGGATGTTTACACATTTGAGATGACTGGTGAAAAACTGAAAATGATTTTGGAAGATGTTGCAGACAACGTATTTAACAAAAATCCCCTTTATCAGCAAGGTGGAGATATGAGCAGGCTATTAGGGGTTGAGTATGAGATTAAATTGGGAGCACCTGCAGGTAAAAGACTCAGGAATATTAAGGTAAACGGTAAAGATTTAGACCCAAAAAGGTCTTATGTAATATCAGCATGGGGCGGAAATCTTTACAAAGCAGGAACTAAGGTAAGACCAGGGCACAGACCTGTTTATGATATTGTAATTGACTATTTAAAAAGGCATAAAACAGTTAACCCACCACTCCAGTCAAACGTTAAAGTGCTGGATGTGAAATGTGGATGTCCCCAAAAAGGAGGTATATGCACTTGA
- the soxA gene encoding sulfur oxidation c-type cytochrome SoxA, whose translation MKLKYIGMLGLCIGLTSGVIAEEAGQAISEEDWKLYQEGINPGEVFAEEVGGSLFEKPMGPKKISCASCHTKNGSVEDRVATAAAYYPKYDKDAGMIINLEQRIQICQSKYMDMKPFSLKSKENTALTTYLYYLAQGTKINVDTKSPIAKEYLKYGRYIFTLKRGVRNLSCQVCHEFAAGKVLRMQHLKPLGFEYNGIKGTTAADHWPAFRMTKNKVQTLQQRFQGCQKQGGQKKLPLGSKEMVALELYVKSLSNGAELKTPGLRR comes from the coding sequence ATGAAACTCAAATATATTGGTATGCTTGGCTTATGTATAGGCCTTACCTCTGGTGTTATAGCAGAGGAGGCTGGTCAGGCAATATCTGAGGAAGACTGGAAACTATATCAGGAAGGTATTAACCCGGGAGAAGTTTTTGCAGAGGAAGTTGGAGGAAGTCTATTTGAAAAGCCAATGGGGCCTAAAAAAATATCCTGTGCATCCTGCCACACAAAAAATGGTTCAGTGGAAGACAGGGTAGCTACGGCAGCAGCTTATTATCCTAAATATGACAAGGATGCCGGCATGATAATCAATCTGGAACAGAGAATACAGATATGCCAGAGCAAATATATGGATATGAAACCTTTCTCTCTAAAAAGTAAAGAAAATACAGCCCTTACAACATATCTCTACTATCTGGCACAGGGAACAAAAATCAATGTTGATACAAAATCTCCTATAGCAAAGGAATATCTGAAATACGGCAGATACATATTTACTTTGAAAAGAGGTGTAAGAAATCTTTCCTGTCAGGTATGCCATGAATTTGCAGCAGGAAAAGTTCTTAGAATGCAACACTTAAAACCCCTTGGATTTGAATATAACGGAATAAAGGGAACAACAGCAGCAGACCACTGGCCTGCTTTCAGAATGACTAAAAACAAAGTTCAGACACTTCAACAAAGATTTCAGGGATGTCAGAAACAGGGTGGTCAGAAAAAGTTACCCCTCGGTTCAAAAGAAATGGTTGCCCTTGAACTATACGTAAAATCACTTTCAAACGGAGCAGAACTTAAAACTCCTGGGCTAAGGAGATAG
- the soxZ gene encoding thiosulfate oxidation carrier complex protein SoxZ — protein sequence MGRTALIKVKPRRYKKGDIIRIDSVIMHPMHTGLVKDKKTGKIIPAHYINKVEVYYGNDLVTTIDVNASVSANPYFSFYLKADKAAPLKMVWKDNKGEVTEKTIQIKPQ from the coding sequence ATGGGTAGAACAGCATTAATCAAAGTAAAACCAAGAAGATATAAAAAAGGAGACATAATCAGAATAGATTCTGTGATTATGCATCCTATGCATACAGGTCTGGTAAAGGACAAAAAAACAGGGAAAATCATCCCCGCCCACTATATAAACAAGGTGGAAGTTTATTACGGAAATGACCTTGTCACAACAATTGATGTTAATGCCTCTGTAAGTGCAAACCCATACTTTTCCTTTTATCTGAAAGCAGATAAAGCAGCTCCATTAAAAATGGTATGGAAAGACAACAAAGGAGAAGTTACAGAGAAAACAATCCAGATTAAACCACAATAG
- the soxY gene encoding thiosulfate oxidation carrier protein SoxY → MKRRDFLKVAAATGAVILVSPSVMVDSFQAKAELRKRSFEEALKEITKGKTPVESKEVKLIAPSIAENGAVVPIKVEVAKPIEDVKAIHIFADKNHDPWSCSIHFTPQNGKPYFATRIRLAKTMNVYAVAELKDGSFIMAKKPIKVTIGGCG, encoded by the coding sequence ATGAAAAGGAGAGATTTTCTTAAAGTGGCTGCTGCCACCGGAGCAGTTATACTGGTAAGTCCTTCGGTGATGGTGGATAGTTTTCAGGCTAAAGCTGAGCTGAGGAAAAGAAGTTTTGAGGAAGCCCTAAAAGAAATTACAAAAGGTAAAACACCTGTAGAATCCAAAGAAGTAAAGCTCATAGCACCATCAATTGCAGAGAACGGTGCAGTAGTTCCAATTAAAGTTGAGGTAGCAAAACCAATAGAAGATGTAAAAGCAATTCATATTTTCGCAGACAAAAACCATGACCCGTGGTCATGTAGTATCCATTTCACACCACAAAATGGGAAACCTTATTTTGCAACAAGGATAAGACTGGCCAAAACGATGAATGTTTATGCTGTTGCTGAGCTTAAAGATGGCTCATTTATCATGGCTAAAAAGCCAATCAAAGTAACAATCGGTGGATGTGGATAA
- a CDS encoding thioredoxin fold domain-containing protein → MRKVVLLFFLMAGISYADIKWLSLEDGFSRAQKEKKIILIYIYSPKCHYCKKMEATTFKSSEVQEIVNRYFIPVKVRKCSEDGAFVKEEYGYLGTPTFHFVKPDGTKIKSLFGAWSKEEFLKILRYFYSGAYKQKSMNEFFTEEK, encoded by the coding sequence ATGAGAAAAGTGGTTCTTCTGTTTTTTTTAATGGCAGGGATTTCTTACGCAGATATAAAGTGGTTATCTCTGGAAGATGGATTTTCCAGAGCCCAAAAGGAGAAAAAGATAATTCTAATCTATATTTACTCCCCAAAATGCCATTACTGCAAAAAAATGGAAGCAACCACGTTTAAATCCTCTGAAGTGCAGGAAATAGTGAATAGATATTTTATTCCTGTGAAAGTCCGTAAGTGTAGTGAAGATGGGGCATTTGTAAAGGAAGAATACGGATATCTGGGAACTCCAACATTCCATTTTGTTAAACCTGACGGCACAAAAATAAAGAGTCTTTTTGGAGCATGGAGTAAAGAAGAGTTTCTAAAAATACTCAGATATTTCTACTCCGGAGCATACAAACAAAAATCCATGAATGAATTTTTTACAGAAGAAAAATAA
- the soxX gene encoding sulfur oxidation c-type cytochrome SoxX encodes MKYLYLLLSGILTISVFSTDSKAGQIQFEHPDAKEIMLKDIPPGPRHYAVPSNCKLDNPKFIKKMAPIGKKLFNNKKAANCVACHCAPGSVGCGNIGPNLAHYKNTLMKAPYLGGQKKTISWLYQRIADYRVQIPPEYKKEPYYNIMTVNLTTGKLTYDDVCALAAFILSLE; translated from the coding sequence ATGAAGTATCTATACCTGCTTTTATCAGGTATCCTGACAATATCTGTTTTTTCAACAGATTCCAAAGCTGGACAGATTCAGTTTGAGCATCCTGATGCAAAAGAAATCATGCTAAAAGATATTCCCCCGGGACCCAGACATTATGCAGTTCCGTCTAACTGTAAACTGGACAATCCTAAGTTCATTAAAAAGATGGCACCTATCGGTAAAAAGTTGTTTAACAACAAAAAAGCTGCAAACTGTGTTGCATGTCACTGTGCACCCGGTTCTGTAGGTTGTGGAAATATAGGACCAAACCTTGCCCATTACAAAAACACACTTATGAAGGCACCTTATCTTGGAGGACAGAAAAAGACAATCTCATGGCTTTATCAGAGAATAGCAGACTACAGAGTTCAAATTCCGCCTGAATATAAAAAGGAACCTTATTACAACATAATGACAGTTAATCTTACAACCGGAAAGCTTACATACGATGATGTATGTGCACTTGCTGCATTTATCCTCTCTCTGGAGTAA
- a CDS encoding sigma-54 dependent transcriptional regulator has product MGYRVLLIDDEQSILKVIKKFLEDQNFQVTTAENKKEALKHIAAGRFDIILSDYRLPDGTGMEILQYFREKDKETPFVMITAYGSIDGAVEAMRKRASHYISKPIDAENLLKIIHFLIEKTEKNGFENIEEFAGIIGKSPLMKELFKEIDIVSKSESTVLIEGESGTGKELVAKAIHKLSSRKDKPFVALNCSAIPVELFENELFGHEKGAYTGATGNAKGKIELAADGTLFLDEVGELDPISQAKLLRVLQEKEFYRLGGTNTVPVRCRVIAATNRDLEKMVSEGRFREDLFYRINVVHLKVPPLRERKEDIPLLAKHFLKKYSQINRKNIVDIDKDAMEVLMNYEWKGNVRELENAIERAVVMCQYDVITTEHLPPRITKNKTTSTSAPEISGELNLLELEKRVILKVLEETNWNQTKAAQKLGISRKQLRTKMKNFGLLQA; this is encoded by the coding sequence ATGGGTTACAGAGTTTTATTAATTGATGATGAGCAAAGCATTCTTAAAGTAATTAAAAAGTTCCTTGAAGACCAGAATTTTCAGGTAACAACTGCCGAGAACAAAAAGGAAGCTTTAAAACATATTGCAGCCGGTAGATTTGATATTATCTTGAGTGATTACAGATTACCAGATGGAACAGGAATGGAGATTCTTCAGTATTTTAGGGAAAAGGACAAGGAAACTCCCTTTGTTATGATAACCGCCTATGGCTCAATAGATGGTGCCGTTGAGGCAATGAGAAAACGAGCATCCCATTATATATCAAAGCCTATAGATGCAGAAAATCTCTTGAAGATTATTCATTTTCTTATAGAAAAAACCGAGAAAAATGGTTTTGAAAATATAGAAGAGTTTGCAGGGATAATAGGAAAATCCCCGCTTATGAAAGAACTTTTTAAAGAGATAGATATTGTAAGTAAAAGCGAATCAACAGTGCTAATAGAAGGAGAAAGCGGAACAGGAAAGGAACTTGTGGCAAAAGCAATACATAAATTATCCTCCAGAAAGGACAAACCATTTGTTGCCCTGAACTGTTCTGCAATTCCGGTGGAACTTTTTGAAAATGAACTATTTGGCCATGAAAAAGGAGCTTATACCGGTGCAACAGGTAATGCAAAAGGTAAAATAGAACTGGCTGCAGATGGAACATTATTTTTAGATGAAGTTGGAGAGTTAGACCCAATCTCACAGGCTAAGCTTTTGAGGGTTTTGCAGGAAAAAGAATTTTACAGACTTGGAGGAACAAATACTGTTCCTGTAAGATGTAGAGTTATTGCAGCTACTAACAGAGACCTTGAAAAGATGGTCTCAGAAGGGAGATTTAGAGAGGATTTATTTTACAGAATAAATGTAGTTCATCTAAAAGTTCCTCCCCTCAGAGAAAGAAAAGAGGACATTCCATTACTGGCAAAACATTTTCTAAAAAAATACAGTCAGATAAACAGGAAAAATATTGTTGATATTGATAAAGATGCAATGGAAGTTCTTATGAATTATGAATGGAAAGGTAATGTCAGGGAGCTTGAAAATGCCATAGAAAGAGCAGTTGTTATGTGTCAGTATGATGTAATTACAACTGAGCATCTTCCTCCAAGGATAACTAAAAATAAAACAACCTCAACTTCGGCACCGGAAATATCCGGAGAACTAAATCTCCTTGAACTTGAAAAAAGGGTAATACTAAAAGTCCTTGAAGAAACAAACTGGAATCAGACAAAAGCAGCTCAAAAACTGGGGATATCAAGAAAACAACTTAGAACAAAGATGAAAAATTTCGGTCTGCTCCAAGCCTGA
- a CDS encoding DsrE family protein has translation MKKLVLLVFLLIISFSKGEEQDVAKIVIDFRSGDLHIFENYLINGLANNIQYYRDNLKELKVVVVVHGDGYKFFIKNLDKSPYKDEVQLKKKQKELKERLENLVKFYGVRFEMCKAGMKARGISEDNIYPFVKPVYSALVGLVNWQNKGYAYMVFQ, from the coding sequence ATGAAAAAATTAGTTTTATTGGTTTTTCTGCTGATTATTTCTTTTTCTAAAGGAGAAGAGCAGGATGTGGCAAAGATAGTAATAGACTTTCGTTCAGGGGATTTACATATATTTGAAAACTATCTGATAAACGGTCTTGCAAACAATATCCAGTATTATAGGGACAACCTTAAGGAGTTAAAAGTCGTAGTAGTGGTACATGGAGATGGGTATAAATTTTTCATAAAAAATTTAGACAAATCACCTTATAAGGATGAAGTTCAACTTAAGAAAAAACAGAAGGAGTTAAAGGAAAGATTAGAAAATCTGGTGAAATTTTATGGAGTGAGATTTGAGATGTGTAAGGCAGGAATGAAGGCAAGGGGAATATCTGAGGATAATATCTATCCATTTGTGAAACCTGTTTATTCAGCACTTGTTGGGCTTGTTAACTGGCAAAACAAAGGATATGCATACATGGTTTTCCAGTAA
- a CDS encoding DsrE family protein — protein MRVLIAFMVFVFMVFAAEKGAKLEISDSTYPSLKVVYDWNLSRPEDVDKALNFISNHIKAYNQYAPLEEVEIVVVSHGAEVPVFAKQNEKYFKKIVERIKNFHDSYGVKFYICYNAARAFGFDKEDFPSYVILTPAGVAKLAALQEEGYRLVPAVVHDFEPIKKKYGKQK, from the coding sequence ATGAGAGTGTTAATTGCTTTTATGGTCTTTGTTTTTATGGTTTTTGCAGCAGAAAAAGGTGCAAAGCTGGAAATATCTGACAGCACATATCCTTCTTTGAAAGTGGTTTACGACTGGAATCTATCCAGACCTGAAGATGTAGATAAGGCCTTAAATTTTATCAGCAACCATATAAAAGCATATAACCAGTATGCACCATTGGAAGAGGTCGAGATAGTTGTTGTTAGTCACGGTGCAGAAGTTCCTGTTTTTGCTAAACAGAATGAAAAATATTTCAAAAAAATAGTTGAGAGGATTAAAAACTTTCATGACTCTTATGGTGTAAAGTTCTACATCTGCTATAACGCTGCAAGGGCTTTCGGTTTTGATAAGGAAGATTTTCCCTCTTATGTGATACTCACACCTGCTGGGGTTGCAAAACTGGCAGCACTGCAGGAAGAAGGATATCGTCTTGTTCCGGCTGTAGTTCATGATTTTGAACCTATAAAAAAGAAATATGGTAAGCAAAAATGA